The window CTGCCTCCACCACTTCCTGTGTCAACTACTGGACCTCTGGTGCTGGAGATGAGGATAGCTAAAGGTAACATCTGACTGGTCATATTGCAATGTGTTAACTGTTTGTGGCTACGTATGGGTGCTTGCCAGCCTGTACAAATCTTATACACGGCACATAATGCCCACCTTTGGGGAGTCCTACTTATTGCTGTGGCTGTGTTTTACACAGGAGTGTTACATATGCATTTTGGCATCTGTATTCCAGCTCCAAGCCCCTTGCCTGACCGCAGGTCTGATAACACCTCCCTGGCCAACTTCTTTGCCTGAAGCAAGGCAATTATGAAACTGGCTGGGCCCATCTGTAGCAAATAACTTCTGGTACAGGTTTTGCCATGGGTTTCAGACTAAACATGAAGTTTGACTTCTTGGAAATTTTCAGCATAGTACATGTTGCTAGCATCTCAAATCTCTTCCACTTTTGTGCAGCAAATTGCTGTAAGTTTGTGATGCAAATAActggacccagcctaacatggCTTATTTTGTCTTAAATTTGTATCTTGTAGATGAGGCCTATACATCATACTACATGGACAACGAGTATCCTGTGACTAAATTTCTCAGAGATCCTGTGTCCTTGGAGGTCCACATACTAGGAAGAACAGATCAAAGCCTTATTCTAATGTTGGATAACTGTTGGGCCACTCCCAGTTCAGATCCCGCTCAAAAAGTCCAGTGGCCCATACTAGTAAATGGGTAAGATTAGAAAATAAAAAGCTTTTATGCCATAGGGACGGTTTGAACCTTGTAACCATGTGATGTGTATTTCAGATGCCCCTTTACTGGAGACAACTACATGACTAGGCAACTCCCAGTTGGCACTTCCTCACAGGCTGTGCAGTACCCAACCCACTACCAACGTTTCATTGTCAGTACCTTCACATTTATGGCTCCAAATGGGCAACATTCTCTTGGTGGACTGGTAAAGTATATTTGATATTTTATTGCATGCGTTTTACTAGAGGTAGTATGTTGGCAAATACCAATGGATCGGTGGGGCCAGTGAGATTTCAAGGTTTAAATTTAAGTAATATGGAGGAGCCATAATCTGACCGTAGATCTGAAACCTGACTGAGTTGTAATGGGGAGATCCTATGTAGAAACATTGATACAGCTTGCATGTCTATATAAACATGGCGACAGCCAGTGCATACGTTTTGGCAATACCGTAGCTTGATCTGTACTGTCGTTACTCATTCTTTTATGGAGGCTTTTTCAATTTAATGTTCCAGGTGTACTTTCACTGCAGTGCTGCTGTATGTGTCCCATCTGCAACAGAATCCTGCAGAACCTCATGTGGCCAAAGAAAAAGTAAGAGCTTCTATGTTAAAGCATTGTGTGGAGTGTTTCAGCTGGAAGTCAAAGAATTTACAATGTTTATCTGCAGAACGAGCCACCAAGGAAAGCTGGGAGGAGATCACAGTAAGCAAAGGCCCTGTTAACTTCATTGACCCTGAAACACCATCTCACATGAACGTTGACTTGTATTTTAGCACTCAAGGTAAAATGTTTGTTCCTTAACCATTTGTTAATGTCCTAGCCTTTGATCTATGGTCTTGTATAAGGACTCAATGCTGCTGACTTCCCATTAGTTATGTATGGTACATTTCATCAGGAGACATTTGGGATTATGATATGCAGAACGAAACATCTGATCCAGATTTTGTTGGTGCTGAAAAGGAAGACTCCATGGATGGTGACTTAATAGATTTGGGCAAAAACTTACCCAAGAGAGTCAAAGGTAATGAATAGTGTTTAAAGGGGCTTGCCAGGGATGGagatcatttatttaaaaaaatataaaataaaatcacaCCTATCCAAGAcctattcactttaatgaaacAAAACTGCAATATAACCCACAACCTAAGGACAAAAGTGGTGCAGTGTtcaaaagaaatatatatttggACCTTTTCACTGATCACATGTAGCTTCCTAACTTTCTTCACTAGGTGTTGATCCGGATTCGCACACTGTGTTGTGGCTGAGAGCAGCAGCTGTAGTAGGAGGAGTCCTTGCCTTAACCGCCGCAATGTTTGGAGTTTGGCAGTGTCACAGGAGTCGGAACCCAACAATGTACTCTTTAAAACTATTATTAAAGTGACACCCACCAAAGCATGGTTTCTGTGGTTTTTGTTTGGcacatatataaaattaaaaaaaaattctgcttggccctgacaggtacactttaaagcagCATTGTTGTTTGCATAACAttttgacatgtcaaatgttGCTTGTACCAGGTCATTCAACTGACTGAGTTACAGCTGGGTGCAGTGTGCGCCTCACTCCTGGGCTGTCGGAGTGGTTGGCCCGTACAGAAGAGAGCACTGACGTGCACTTTAAGGCATTATTCTCATCGCTGCAAAAATAAGTTAAACTCCTGCTCCTTTTGGAACTTGCCTAGGTTTATGTGGAAAATATGTTGCCCGCTCTGTCTGCCTCCCACCGGCAAGCACGGCAGCTGATAGAAGGGCCGTGGCTTACTTTGGTGGGTGCATCTGGTCAGGTGGCAGCAGGATTGGCCGCAGCAGCACAGCAATCATCTTCATTGCTGCCTGCGGCTGTACTGCTTCTCCGTAGCCCTGGGAGCGCAGGGGAGTCACGAGCGACGTCATTCCCCCTGCGTCTTCACGCCGTAAAGCTGGGagcccggcactgctgctgagTGCGGGACGGATCTGCATGTGATTAGGGCTGCGGAGGGTAGGCTGAGGAGAACAAAAGAATAAAGCTGGCGTGCAGGGGGGGGATGGGTTAGGagactgaggagaggggggggggggggggttagtaccAAGgataaggggggtgtatatttatgatttgggagggggggtgtatatgatTGAAGGAGTGGAGGCTGGGGGGTGTTGgtgaggattagagatgagcgaatttacagtaaattcgattcgtcacgaacttcacttctcggttcggcagttgctgacttttcctgcataaattagttcagctttcaggtgctgcggtggtctggaaaaggtagatacagtcctaggaaagggtctcctaggactgtctccaccttttccagcccacaggagcacctgaaagctgaactcatttatgcaggataagccatcaacggccgagccgagaagttcgtgactaatcgaattttcagtaaattcgctcatctcataGTGAGGATAacaaggattgggggggggggggggggggttgtgaggctgaggaaaccaaggatAAGGGGGAGATGTATAGGCATGATTGATAGATGCGgggtccaaagaatatgggataagttatagatttgggggggggggggggcctgagtgctgggacccacgcgatctccaGTATGGGCCTTGGCAGTCAGCTGGAAAAAAGAGGTATGCCGACCCCGCACAAAGTGCTGCCTAACACACCCCTCCGTATACTCCATAGAGATACGTGGAGGGAGCGTGCCGACATCGGCTTCTGGCATACTGACTGGGcccccgtggggggggggggggggggtctcaatgCTTGGACCCCCCCAACACACAATCTATAacctatccccctatccaaaggctaatggcagtattatattcagggcgcagtgtatggcagtattatattcagggtgcagtgtatggcagtattatattcagggtgcagtgtatggcagtattatattcagggtgcagtgtatggcagtattatattcagggtgcagtgtatggcagtattatattcagggtgcagtgtatggcagtattatattcagggtgcagtgtatggcagtattgcattcagtgggtggcagtattatgattattgtcgtcatacagaggatgaggatctgctgacagtgaggagacaatgaagtttgggccttggactctgcagagaagatggagctggaagaagacctggcgtctggaccagaggaaaaggGAACGACAACAGAGACCACTCacgtcagtgatatcattgtgtaatctcctgactgtcccatcagagctgtaatttgtaagttctgcagtgatgatggggacactgtactccaatctgtggccttcagctgttacaaaactgcataccataatgcctgaggctccagacatgatgggagttgtagctttgcaacagcttgaaagcaacttgaagcgaggtgattggtggaggtcccagcattcagaccccaccaaaaaaaaaaatggactgcttattcttaaatgtcaggGTGTATTTCTGGTCTCAGTCCaaaccccctttaaaaaaaaaaaaatcgcaaatttGAGCCAGGTCAGATCTGACAAAACGTGCTgtagcattttaaccccttaaggaccaggccattttacacctttaggaccggagcgtttttgaacatctgaccactgtcactttaaacattaataactctgggatgcttttacctatcactctgattccgagattgtttttttcgtgacatattctactttatgatattggtaaaattttgtcgatacttccatcgtttcttagtgaaaaattccaaaatgtgatgaaaaattgaaaatttagcattttttctaactttgaagctctctgcttgtaaggaaaatggatattccaaataaatttttttattcacaaatacaatatgtccactttatgtttgcatcataaaattgacgtgattttacttttggaagacaccagagggcttcaaaattcagcagcaattttccaatttttcacaattttcaaactttttcagggaccagttcaggtttgaagtggatttgaagggtcttcatattagaaataccccacaaatgaccccattataaaaacctgcaccccccaaagtattcaaaatgacattcagtcagcgttttaaccctttaggggtttcacaggaatagcagcaaagtgaaggagaaaattcacaatcttcattttttacactcgcatgttcttgtagacccaatttttttatttttacaaggggtagaagtagaaaatgtatacttatatttgtagcccaatttctctcaagcacatacctcatatgtccatgtaaagtgttcagcgggcgcattagagggctcagaagggaaggagcgacaaggggattttggagagtatgtttttctgaaatggtttttggggggcatgtttcatttaggaagcccctatggtaccagaacagcgcaaaatccccacatggcataccattttagaaactagaccccttgaggaatgtaaaaaggggtaaagtgaaccttaataccccacaggtgtttcacgacttttgcatatgtaaaaaaatatatatattttttcactaaaatgtgttttttttcccccccaaatttccaatttttgcaagggttaatagcagaaaataccccccaaaatttgtaaccccatctcttctgagtatgaagctaccccataagtggacctgaagtgcactacgggcgaactacaatgctcagaagagaaggagtcatatttggcttttggagagcaaattttgctcggggggcatgtcgcatttaggaagcccctatggtgccaggacagcaaaataacccccacatggcataccattttggaaactagacccccttgaggaacgtaacaaggggtacagtgagcatttaccccccccccccccactggtgtctgtcagatctttggaacagtgggctgtacaaaatgtttaatttgcacagcccactgttccaaagatctgtcagacaccagtggggtgtaaattctcactgcacccctcattacattccgtgaggggtgtagtttccgaaatggggtcacatgtgtgttttttttttttttttttttgcgtttgtcaaaaccgctataacaatcagccaccccttgtgcaaatcacctcaaatgtacatggtgcactctcccttctgggccttgttgtgcgccccaagagcactttgcggccacttatggggtatctccgtcggGAGaacttgcattacaaattttgaggggctttttttttccccttttacctcttgtcaaaatgaacagtatagggcaacaccagcgtgttagtgtaaaaaattaatttttttacactaacatgctgttgtagaccccaacttcaccttttcataaggggttaaaggagaaaaagccccccaaaatatgttaggcaatttctcccgagtacggcgatactccatatgtggccctaaactgttgccctgaaatacgacagggctccaaagtgagagcgccatgcgcatttgaggcctgaattagggatttgcataggggtggacataggggtattctacgccagtgattcccaaacagggtgcctccagctgttgcaaaactcccagcatgcttggacagtcaatggctgtccggcaatactgggagttgttgttttgcaacagctggaggctccattttggaaacagtggcgtaccagacgttttcatttttattgggaaggggaggggggctgtgtagggggtatgtgtatatgtagtgtttttttactttttattttgtggtagtgtttttagggtacagtcacatgggcgggggattacagcgagtttcccgctgcgagtttgagctgccgcgcaaaatttgctgcatcgcaaacttgcagcctgatactcactgtaagccccctgcccatgtgaatgtaccctgtacattcacagggggggggggacctccagctgttgcaaaactacaactcccagcatgcacagtctatcagtgcatgctggtggttatagttttgcaacagctggaggcacacgggttgggaaacactgagttaggaaaccgacaatgttttccaaccagtgtgcctccagttgttgcaaaaccacaactctcagcattctcaggcatgctgggaggagtagttcggcaacatctttagagccagatgttgccgaactacaactcccagcatgcttggagttgtagttttgcaacatctggaggactacagtttgcagaccactaatacagtggttcccaatctgtgcccttccagatgttgcaaaactacaactcccagtatgccaaaactgtccaggcatgctgggagttgtagttctgcaacatctgaagggccagatgttacagaactacaactcccagcatgcctggacagtaagggcatgctgaggatgtgtagttttgcaacatctggaagggcacagtggtcccaaaactgtggacctccagatgttgcaaaactgcaactcccagcatgcccagacttcaaggggccgggcagggtgggaaGAAGTATccacgccgcccccccccccccccctgcgattggtcggttagttaaccgaccaatcgcaggggatcggaggaggtggcaggcttgccacctcgctcctagtcttcagcatggtcctggctgtctgtgagcagccgggatcatgcgaaattaccgatcagcccggtattgccgcagatcgcaagggcgatctcCCTACATGGCCCCtctcagagtttgccctggatgcctgctgaaggatttcagcaggcatccagttccgatctctgcctggcgagcggcagagaccggaaatacaacaggacgttctctaacgtccttgggcattaaagcccaggtagtgaggacattagagaacgtcctatgtccttaggTGGTtaaaaaaggtgcacaaaaagtcgcaaactgctactttttgtacaactttttgtgaagcTCCGCTCCTCGGCCATCTGCCCGCATCTACCTCCCACTGGCTAgctggtagaactacaactcctagcatgtcctcactgtaagagctGCTAGCTAGCAGGTGGGAGATGCGGGCGGGGGGTGTGgctttgtttttctacttgaggattggggggggcgccaaaatggagcttcgcttgtgtagcAAGAATTCCTTGCACTGGCCCTGCGCATAGGCCGCCTGGCGCCGACGATAAATATCTTagcagaaaaagagggccggccttgcttcttacttacggccctgggtggtcagctgcctgggagaggcgctttgaactccggcgtggcgcgTTGCTGCGCTTAgatgtgaggtcacgtcaccgtgggggtgacttgacctcacgtctaagcgcagcagcgcaaCGTCTGAGTTCACTGTGCCAGCTATCAGTGCGCCCGCCACCCTGGctgctctctctcgtacagaGCCCCACATGACCTCagggactgcacctaatgtgggggaaactaataggctttaaaatgcatgatcttaccttttcagtacttatgagcttctgaagttaaggttgttcttttctgtctaagtcctctttgatgacacgtgtctcgggaaccgcccagtttagaagcaaatccccatagcaaacttcttctaaactgggtgtttcccgagacaggtgtcatcagagaggacttggacagaaaagaacaaccttaacttcaaaagctgaaaagtattgaaaggattaagattgagccagttgatatataaaaaaaaagtgttttcctggataaccccttttaagttttggaaaacttgcttatCTCGCTTTTCAGTCAAAATGTCACACGAAAAATTGGAGAGAGACAGATATATCGCAATAAGGGTAAatgacaaaatttactccagctcaaacatggagcagaaaaagctactaccaaagtaaaaaagagaaaaattgcttacgtgaaagaaaattatcaacaggctgaaaccagttgataagtcgcacataagcaaaaaaaaagttaagaaaaaattactaaagaatacataagcaaacattgataaatgagtGAGTAAGGTATGattcagagctttttaaagcttggaaattTTTAAGGACAGGTGTTAGAAATAGTTCAGGCATAATCTGAGAAAATATGGCTTGACAGGTActctaatattaatatatataaaaaaaattattttaaatgggCAGGGCATCTATAACTGTGGATCAGACAAGGATGGGGTCTAAGGGGGCCCCCATGAGTTGTTAGTTCACTCTGCTTACAGgttctaacttttttttatttatttatctgcaGTGGATAAAGCCTGTGTACATACCCTAAGAGAACCAATTTCCTCTTGAACACCCCCCCAAAGTCTCTATGATCAGCAGCTGAAGAAGTGGTTGAGTACTTGGCACAGCTCCATCGATGCAAGACTTTgagcctggtactgcagctcagtaccTTTTTATGGCTATGGTCATGTGGAGGGCGCAAACTATTTGTTGGGTATGATGAGGGGAGTAGTCCCTGAGGTATGTCAGCTGATTGGTCTTACACAACTGAAGTGTCCGTTATTGTTTTAGAGTAACGTCCGTATAAGTTCGGGGTTTATTAGTGATGGACTAATAAACCCCGAACTTATATGGACGTTACTCTAAAACAATAACGGACAGTTCAGTTTTTACGCCTGTACAATTAATCAACGATTACTTTGTTGGAATTAGCAATCACCTTGATGTGGACCTGATGGGGATATGGGAATAAATGGCTAATGTCTTTGAGAAAGGAAGTCGTCACTTCCGAAACGCGTCTAACACTCGCAGGTACCTGGAGAGACGTCACTTACATTGCCGAAAGGCTTCATCCTGGTTGTTCCCTATCCCACTCGCGCACGCTGTTAGTAGACGACGCCGGCCGGGGCATCTCCTAGCGCAACTCCATCTTTAGTAGCAGGTCTGGAAGATCGTATCAAAGCTGGTACCCACACGGAGGATACAAGGTACAAAATATCGCCCATTATCCACACCTAGCCACTACCCACACGATTGGAtacaactaccgtatatactcgagtataagccgacccgagtataagccgagacccctaatttcaacccaaaatcccaggaaaagttattgactcgagtataagcctagggtgggaaatacctcatccccccctgtcatcatccagacccgtcattaacatcctcatcatcatcccacacatccccccttcatcatccccttatcatcccacacatccccccttcatcatccccttgtcatcatcccacacatccccttgtcatcatcccgcacatcccccccttcatcatccccttatcccacacatcccccttcatcatccccttgtaatcatcccacacccccccttcatcatccccttgtaatcatcccacacacccccttcatcatccccttgtaatcatcccacacccccccttcatcatccccttgtcatcatccccaccccccttcatcatccccacaccccccccttcatcatcctcttctcatcattcgccctcagtggtcttcaacctgcggacctccagaggtttcaaaactacaactcccagcaagcccgggcagccatcggctgtccgggcttgctgggagttgtagttttgaaacctccggaggtctgcaggttgaagaccactgcggccttcaacatcatccagccccctctcaccccctttagttctgagtactcgcctccgctcggcgctggtccggtcctgcagggctgtccggagaggaggtggtccggtgaggaggtggtccgggctgctatcttcaccgggggcgcctcttctccgcgcttccggc is drawn from Hyla sarda isolate aHylSar1 chromosome 4, aHylSar1.hap1, whole genome shotgun sequence and contains these coding sequences:
- the LOC130267323 gene encoding zona pellucida sperm-binding protein 4-like isoform X1 — protein: MTIGASYDGCYVRQEQGDHVMTLIMERIKNGQVEHHKKDLKCPPLPALDAPSPSDCAAIQRTDRLLCANSSVPSDVCEQLGCCFSPGDLPQCYYGNKLTTRCTDEGQVLITVSKDLTAPSLILESASVLGVDSSSCSEMTTSKSSTFLVFQFPLSCGKGSRLIGNTIVYENTVQATMDVKTWQGSSITRDSTMRLTVLCSYAQTGDVPLQVEVLTLPPPLPVSTTGPLVLEMRIAKDEAYTSYYMDNEYPVTKFLRDPVSLEVHILGRTDQSLILMLDNCWATPSSDPAQKVQWPILVNGCPFTGDNYMTRQLPVGTSSQAVQYPTHYQRFIVSTFTFMAPNGQHSLGGLVYFHCSAAVCVPSATESCRTSCGQRKKRATKESWEEITVSKGPVNFIDPETPSHMNVDLYFSTQGDIWDYDMQNETSDPDFVGAEKEDSMDGDLIDLGKNLPKRVKGVDPDSHTVLWLRAAAVVGGVLALTAAMFGVWQCHRSRNPTMYSLKLLLK
- the LOC130267323 gene encoding zona pellucida sperm-binding protein 4-like isoform X2, which translates into the protein MTIGASYDGCYVRQEGDHVMTLIMERIKNGQVEHHKKDLKCPPLPALDAPSPSDCAAIQRTDRLLCANSSVPSDVCEQLGCCFSPGDLPQCYYGNKLTTRCTDEGQVLITVSKDLTAPSLILESASVLGVDSSSCSEMTTSKSSTFLVFQFPLSCGKGSRLIGNTIVYENTVQATMDVKTWQGSSITRDSTMRLTVLCSYAQTGDVPLQVEVLTLPPPLPVSTTGPLVLEMRIAKDEAYTSYYMDNEYPVTKFLRDPVSLEVHILGRTDQSLILMLDNCWATPSSDPAQKVQWPILVNGCPFTGDNYMTRQLPVGTSSQAVQYPTHYQRFIVSTFTFMAPNGQHSLGGLVYFHCSAAVCVPSATESCRTSCGQRKKRATKESWEEITVSKGPVNFIDPETPSHMNVDLYFSTQGDIWDYDMQNETSDPDFVGAEKEDSMDGDLIDLGKNLPKRVKGVDPDSHTVLWLRAAAVVGGVLALTAAMFGVWQCHRSRNPTMYSLKLLLK